From the genome of Gammaproteobacteria bacterium, one region includes:
- a CDS encoding hypothetical protein (Evidence 5 : Unknown function) has protein sequence MLDENLAMDRNRIQYVVALPHGRTLVTQALAVSETNSGQTITIDQLADRFGVEAMLEAPRDHTFLASLLYYFGVLTQAGRDEWGRLCLTIPNLVVRKLYAERLQEVLLPDYEDQKRRQEAAFRFCAKGDLVPLCDFIEQRYFKVFDNRDLRWSNELVVKTAFLILLFNDTYSKATIK, from the coding sequence ATGTTGGACGAGAATCTGGCCATGGATCGTAATCGCATTCAATATGTGGTCGCTTTGCCCCATGGTCGAACCTTGGTAACCCAGGCGCTCGCCGTTAGTGAAACTAATTCCGGACAGACTATCACCATCGATCAATTGGCCGATCGTTTTGGTGTAGAAGCGATGCTGGAGGCCCCTCGTGATCATACTTTTCTCGCGTCGCTGCTCTATTACTTTGGAGTGTTGACCCAGGCGGGACGTGATGAATGGGGACGGCTCTGTCTGACTATTCCGAATTTGGTGGTGCGTAAGCTCTACGCCGAACGCCTCCAGGAGGTGCTCCTCCCTGATTACGAGGATCAAAAGCGACGCCAAGAGGCGGCCTTTCGTTTCTGTGCCAAGGGTGATCTCGTGCCCCTGTGTGATTTCATCGAGCAGCGTTACTTCAAGGTCTTCGATAATCGTGACCTGCGTTGGTCCAATGAATTGGTGGTCAAGACGGCATTTCTCATCCTGCTCTTCAACGATACCTATAGCAAAGCCACCATAAAATGA
- a CDS encoding hypothetical protein (Evidence 5 : Unknown function) translates to MALLYYIVDSETAIERGYADLTLILRPDIRRYRLLDHVLEFKHLRWEELGMKGEEGRGLAREVLRGLPPVAARLAEAERQLARYRQALERAYGERLKLRTHAVVCIELERLVW, encoded by the coding sequence ATGGCTTTGCTATATTACATCGTAGATTCGGAAACCGCCATTGAGCGTGGTTATGCCGATCTTACTCTCATTCTTCGACCGGATATTCGCCGTTATCGTCTACTCGATCATGTACTGGAATTCAAACATCTGCGTTGGGAGGAGCTAGGAATGAAAGGCGAGGAGGGACGTGGATTGGCCCGAGAGGTTTTACGAGGATTGCCACCGGTAGCCGCGCGCTTGGCCGAGGCTGAAAGGCAATTGGCCCGTTATCGCCAAGCCCTGGAACGGGCCTATGGTGAACGACTCAAACTGAGAACCCACGCAGTGGTGTGTATTGAGTTGGAGCGCCTGGTGTGGTAA
- the pilS gene encoding Sensor protein kinase PilS: MNRQLLQSWRALRFFNYYRLTLAIFLLTLGTSSQPLQPLGASDPILFLMTSSGYLLLAIGSIATLYWQQPKITIQVQLQSLGDIVALTLLVHASGGLSSGLGILLVVAVAGDALLMEGRLAYLLAASATLAVLAEQGVSELIGSGKESSYTQAGLLGAGFFATAILARLLAQRVRESEDLAHQRGIDLANLTELNAHIIQQMDAGVVVVDAQGRVRLLNTAAWYLLGMPADTHRDLAHLCPELARLVNAWRVDHGIEPGIFRPLPEGNAVLPRFSVLGQTAGTGLLITLEDAAALAEQAQQMKLAALGRLTASIAHEIRNPLGAVSHAAQLLEESPDLGESDHRLTRIICDQAWRLNGVIENVLLLSRRGPSRLDDLPLTPLLDEIVTDLRTRPEAESITVTVTVSPPDLTARFDSSQIRQVLDNLCRNALRHARREDGTLYLRLEAATSVDHGTWLDVLDDGPGIPAETARQIFEPFFTTRHDGTGLGLYLARELCEANLARLTYQALPETGSRFRIRFARNPGNSASE, encoded by the coding sequence GTGAATAGGCAATTACTCCAGTCGTGGCGTGCGCTACGCTTTTTCAATTATTATCGACTCACTCTGGCTATTTTTCTACTTACCCTGGGGACCTCCTCCCAACCTCTCCAACCATTGGGGGCGAGTGACCCGATCTTGTTCCTAATGACGAGCAGTGGCTATCTCTTGCTTGCCATAGGAAGTATCGCCACTCTGTACTGGCAGCAACCCAAGATTACGATCCAGGTTCAGTTGCAATCCTTGGGAGATATCGTGGCACTCACCCTATTGGTACATGCCAGCGGTGGACTTTCCAGTGGTTTGGGGATCCTGCTGGTAGTTGCGGTCGCCGGAGATGCCTTGCTTATGGAAGGACGCTTGGCCTACCTATTGGCCGCCAGCGCTACTTTGGCAGTACTCGCCGAGCAAGGGGTCAGTGAATTGATTGGTTCGGGGAAAGAATCCAGTTATACACAAGCTGGATTACTCGGTGCAGGTTTCTTTGCTACGGCGATACTCGCCCGCCTACTCGCCCAACGGGTACGCGAGAGCGAAGATCTCGCCCATCAACGCGGAATTGATCTGGCCAATCTCACCGAACTCAATGCGCACATTATTCAACAGATGGACGCCGGGGTAGTGGTGGTCGACGCTCAGGGACGAGTACGCCTTTTGAATACCGCTGCCTGGTATCTTCTGGGAATGCCGGCCGATACCCATCGCGACCTCGCCCATCTTTGTCCAGAATTGGCACGCCTGGTCAATGCCTGGCGAGTTGACCACGGTATAGAACCGGGGATTTTTCGTCCCCTACCCGAGGGGAATGCCGTCCTACCGCGTTTTTCGGTATTGGGCCAAACCGCAGGCACGGGTCTATTAATTACCCTTGAGGATGCCGCAGCCTTAGCCGAACAGGCGCAACAGATGAAACTTGCGGCACTCGGTCGACTCACCGCCAGTATTGCTCACGAGATCCGTAATCCATTAGGAGCGGTAAGCCACGCAGCACAACTGCTGGAGGAATCTCCCGACCTCGGCGAATCGGATCACCGTCTCACCCGGATTATCTGCGATCAAGCGTGGCGTCTAAATGGGGTGATTGAAAATGTCCTCCTCCTCTCCCGACGCGGACCCTCACGCCTTGATGATCTGCCACTCACCCCATTATTGGATGAGATAGTGACGGATTTGCGTACCCGTCCCGAGGCAGAGTCGATCACAGTTACGGTTACCGTTTCGCCACCAGACCTCACCGCTCGCTTCGATAGCAGCCAAATCCGCCAAGTCTTAGACAATCTCTGCCGCAATGCGTTACGTCATGCCCGCCGGGAAGACGGCACACTATATCTACGCCTAGAAGCCGCCACCAGCGTAGACCACGGGACATGGTTAGACGTATTAGACGATGGTCCCGGGATCCCTGCGGAAACCGCACGTCAAATCTTCGAGCCATTCTTTACAACCCGACACGATGGTACCGGTCTAGGTTTATATCTCGCCCGAGAACTGTGCGAAGCAAATCTCGCTCGTCTTACCTACCAAGCACTCCCCGAAACAGGGAGTCGTTTTCGCATCCGCTTCGCCCGGAATCCTGGAAATAGCGCGAGCGAATAG
- a CDS encoding methyl-accepting chemotaxis protein: MILRTQTSWLTLPRKFLGMGGLVALLFITPTYLLMERYTTHLDVQQNEIVGSLYITPVLQFIQFVQQHRGMSSLVLNGKSEVRQKWLAKRQEIDHLIVLINENNLKHPELSMESPFKTLERHWRTLEEQIEHWTPMESFQQHTDLIEKTVMFCDQVGDRTSLSLDPTLTGNYLARITIHHLPMLTEYLGQMRAFGGAILAKRQITDDERLRISSGIYLARQEYNSFRQSLDKAFSGMPELKLAMGGLYGNISKTEEAFHVIESAIIKTDVLSYDPVRYFEVITQGIDPLFVLVFEANTQLNHFLTEQKAQLAGERNLVLISTIVLFSVIALLASLFVRNLLRSLGGEPEFVVDCVRRAAEGDLSFNIVLQVGEKDNLLSAVQQMVERLRNVIREVRTTANSMVTSAMEFSATSQSLSQSSTEQAASVEETSASLEQISASIDQNSTNATATEESAKKSAKEGEESGKAVAETVEAMRRIAERIGFIEDIAYKTNLLALNAAIEAARAGEHGKGFAVVAAEVRKLAENSQIAAREISTLAKSSVAVAEQAGKRLALLVPGIRKTAELVQEITTASREQASGVAQVSAAMSQVDHAVQQNAAASEELASTATEVTSQAEMLNRLMAFFRLDDSQT; encoded by the coding sequence ATGATTCTTAGAACACAAACCTCTTGGCTTACCTTGCCACGTAAATTTCTGGGCATGGGTGGATTAGTGGCGCTTTTGTTTATTACGCCGACTTACCTGCTGATGGAAAGATATACCACGCACCTGGATGTGCAACAAAATGAGATCGTCGGCTCTCTTTATATCACGCCAGTGCTCCAGTTTATTCAATTTGTCCAGCAGCACCGTGGCATGTCCAGTTTGGTCCTCAATGGTAAATCGGAAGTCCGACAAAAATGGTTGGCAAAACGTCAGGAAATTGATCATCTGATCGTGCTTATTAATGAAAATAATCTGAAACATCCAGAACTATCGATGGAGTCTCCCTTTAAGACCCTCGAGCGTCACTGGCGAACGCTGGAAGAGCAGATTGAGCACTGGACTCCCATGGAAAGCTTCCAGCAACATACCGACTTGATCGAGAAAACCGTGATGTTTTGCGATCAAGTAGGGGATCGTACCAGCTTGTCCCTTGACCCGACCTTAACTGGGAATTATCTGGCGCGCATTACCATTCATCATTTACCCATGCTTACTGAATATTTAGGACAGATGCGGGCATTTGGAGGCGCGATCCTGGCCAAAAGACAGATTACCGACGATGAACGATTGCGTATTTCCTCTGGAATCTACCTGGCCCGCCAAGAATATAATTCCTTTCGTCAATCTCTGGATAAGGCGTTTTCTGGAATGCCTGAACTGAAATTAGCAATGGGAGGTCTATACGGAAATATTAGTAAGACCGAAGAAGCCTTTCATGTGATAGAAAGTGCCATCATTAAGACGGATGTTTTGAGTTATGACCCGGTTCGTTACTTTGAGGTGATTACCCAGGGGATTGACCCGCTGTTCGTACTGGTGTTCGAGGCCAATACTCAATTGAACCATTTTCTGACTGAGCAGAAAGCACAGTTGGCGGGCGAACGTAATCTGGTGCTGATCTCCACTATTGTGCTTTTTTCGGTAATTGCCTTGCTGGCCAGTCTCTTTGTGCGCAATCTACTGCGCAGCCTGGGGGGAGAACCAGAATTTGTCGTCGATTGTGTCCGGCGGGCGGCGGAGGGGGACCTATCCTTTAATATCGTTCTCCAGGTTGGGGAAAAAGACAATCTCCTCAGTGCCGTTCAGCAAATGGTGGAGCGTCTTCGCAATGTGATTCGTGAAGTACGTACCACTGCCAATTCCATGGTCACCTCCGCGATGGAATTTTCCGCTACCTCTCAATCTTTGTCCCAGTCGAGTACCGAACAGGCGGCAAGCGTTGAAGAGACCTCAGCCTCATTGGAACAGATATCGGCCTCCATTGATCAGAATTCAACGAATGCTACAGCTACCGAGGAATCGGCCAAGAAATCGGCCAAGGAAGGCGAAGAAAGTGGCAAGGCCGTGGCCGAAACGGTCGAGGCAATGCGCCGCATCGCCGAGCGTATTGGATTTATTGAAGATATTGCCTACAAGACCAATTTGTTGGCATTGAACGCCGCCATCGAGGCGGCACGAGCCGGAGAACACGGTAAGGGTTTTGCGGTAGTCGCGGCGGAAGTCCGTAAACTCGCCGAAAATAGTCAGATCGCGGCCCGCGAGATTAGTACCCTGGCCAAATCGAGTGTGGCCGTGGCGGAACAGGCAGGTAAACGGCTGGCCCTGTTGGTCCCAGGAATTAGGAAAACGGCTGAGTTGGTTCAGGAAATCACGACGGCCTCCCGAGAGCAGGCCTCGGGTGTGGCTCAGGTTAGTGCGGCGATGTCTCAAGTGGATCATGCGGTACAACAAAACGCGGCGGCCTCCGAGGAATTGGCGAGTACAGCAACCGAAGTAACTAGCCAAGCTGAGATGCTCAACCGATTAATGGCCTTCTTTCGTTTGGATGACTCCCAGACCTAA
- a CDS encoding transposase produces the protein MTYSIDFRRKVLAIQEQEQLTYAEIASRFGIGIATLTRWRSRLEPKLTRDKPATKINRESLARDVEMHPDAYQFERAKRLGVSRSGIGQALKRMRISYKKKTLSHPKANEENRALVY, from the coding sequence ATGACATATTCAATTGATTTCCGTCGCAAAGTGCTCGCCATACAAGAACAAGAACAGCTCACCTACGCAGAAATCGCAAGCCGCTTTGGAATTGGGATTGCCACTTTGACGCGTTGGCGTTCACGCCTGGAGCCAAAACTAACTCGAGACAAACCCGCCACGAAAATTAATAGGGAATCGCTGGCGCGTGATGTTGAAATGCACCCTGACGCCTATCAATTCGAGCGAGCTAAACGTTTAGGGGTGAGTAGGAGCGGCATTGGTCAAGCATTAAAACGCATGAGAATCAGCTATAAGAAAAAAACACTATCACACCCAAAAGCAAATGAAGAGAACAGGGCACTGGTCTACTAA
- a CDS encoding hypothetical protein (Evidence 5 : Unknown function) yields MLQRKIVTKLIMVTLILLIPACGIPPSPAPSFGWGRWEDIGDQIQDAPAVASWGPHRLDIFARGRDNALWHMYWDGTWSKYESIGGLITSSPAAVSWGKNRIDIFARGQNANVWHIWWENGWGTWEDLGGQIKDAPAVSSWGKDRLDIFARGTDDALLHKYLSNFVWSDWERIEGSLNSGPTAVSWGPNRIDVFARGPDRQVLHNWWDNNWNSWEDLGGQTEDTPAASSWESDRLDLFVRGLDNCLWHIYWDGSSWSTFENLEGVITSGPTTVSWDKNRIDVLARGANNRTWHNWWGAVNR; encoded by the coding sequence ATGTTGCAACGAAAAATCGTAACCAAACTAATTATGGTTACCTTAATTCTGCTGATCCCCGCCTGCGGTATTCCGCCTTCCCCGGCACCATCATTTGGATGGGGGCGTTGGGAGGATATTGGCGACCAGATCCAGGATGCTCCTGCGGTAGCGTCGTGGGGTCCCCATCGACTCGATATATTTGCGCGTGGTCGTGATAATGCGCTTTGGCACATGTACTGGGATGGAACCTGGAGCAAATATGAAAGTATTGGCGGTTTGATTACTTCCAGTCCGGCGGCGGTTTCCTGGGGAAAAAATCGTATCGACATCTTTGCGCGTGGTCAGAATGCTAATGTATGGCATATCTGGTGGGAAAATGGGTGGGGAACCTGGGAAGACCTCGGTGGTCAGATCAAAGATGCACCCGCCGTCTCCTCATGGGGAAAAGACCGCTTGGATATCTTTGCTCGTGGTACGGATGATGCGCTTTTGCACAAGTATTTGAGTAATTTCGTCTGGAGCGACTGGGAAAGAATTGAAGGTTCACTTAATTCTGGACCCACTGCGGTGTCATGGGGGCCAAATCGTATCGATGTCTTTGCACGTGGACCTGATCGCCAGGTGTTGCATAATTGGTGGGATAATAACTGGAATTCGTGGGAAGATTTGGGTGGACAGACCGAGGATACCCCCGCTGCCTCTTCGTGGGAATCCGACCGACTTGATCTATTTGTGCGTGGTCTAGACAATTGCCTGTGGCATATCTATTGGGATGGTTCCTCCTGGAGCACATTTGAGAATCTGGAGGGGGTAATTACCTCAGGACCTACGACAGTTTCTTGGGATAAAAATCGCATTGATGTGTTGGCACGCGGGGCAAACAATCGTACCTGGCATAATTGGTGGGGAGCAGTCAACCGATAA
- a CDS encoding acyl-(acyl-carrier-protein)-phospholipid O-acyltransferase / long-chain-fatty-acid--(acyl-carrier-protein) ligase, translating to MGYEMLTVRIVVRFLLRLFYGYRVYNDAVLKAAGPLLLIPNHVSWFDWLFIALCLDDDWRFVTSSTTAQTSFLHRWIMINCHTFPIDPASPYAVKRMAEFLNKGGRLVLFAEGRLSRTGGLMKLFDGSGFLLFETKAKVITAYLRGANRLPFCPHPGWRSWFPRVTVHFSEVISPPKAEHHSTAQAREQLTQWLRHELVKQQFATEMQFGPATVSEAIALAARQQPNKVILQDFTGQGITYRRLMIGAGLLAGQWKRRLKNLPPRSHVGVLLPNTNAFPVVLMSLWQSGWVPAILNYSTGPAVMLNCVQLAGLRQIITSRAFVEKAKLNLEAFTGASVELLYLEEVRTSISSLDRLHGMVRSWLRVETKSFELASTDTAVILFTSGSEGLPKGVELTHANLMSNIRQVRVSFDVYDTDRFFNALPLFHSFGLSVGLLLPLVNGIFIYLYPSPLHYRIVPAAVYNHDCTVMFGTNTFLNGYANKAHPYDFRQIRYLFAGAEKVQEATFNLYARKFGIGILEGYGATECSPVLSVNLPMMPCFGSAGQFLPGIEWKLEPIDGVTEGGRLFVRGPNIMKGYLNVDANATFQALGGWYDTGDIVKVDAKGFVHILGRLKRFAKVSGEMVSLTAVEDALAGAFPQHRLRCQVAVVSLPDEQKGEILIAVTNDPKLQIHEIREAVKAKGLSNLCVPRELRVVKEIPKLGTGKINHRELAKLMAASALPSEESDLHT from the coding sequence ATGGGGTATGAAATGTTGACGGTGAGGATCGTAGTGCGTTTTCTACTCCGGTTGTTTTACGGTTACCGCGTCTATAATGATGCAGTATTGAAGGCAGCGGGGCCACTTTTGCTCATTCCCAATCATGTCTCGTGGTTCGATTGGTTGTTCATTGCCCTTTGCCTCGATGATGATTGGCGGTTTGTAACTTCTAGTACCACGGCGCAGACATCCTTTCTGCATCGCTGGATCATGATTAATTGTCATACCTTCCCTATAGACCCAGCCTCACCGTATGCCGTAAAACGTATGGCAGAGTTCCTGAATAAGGGGGGGCGTTTGGTCCTTTTTGCAGAGGGCCGCCTCTCCCGTACCGGGGGTCTGATGAAACTCTTCGACGGCTCGGGTTTTCTATTGTTTGAAACGAAGGCCAAGGTAATTACAGCTTATCTGCGTGGGGCAAATCGTTTGCCGTTTTGCCCGCATCCGGGTTGGCGCAGTTGGTTTCCACGAGTTACGGTACATTTCAGTGAGGTCATTAGCCCTCCCAAGGCGGAGCACCATAGCACTGCTCAAGCACGTGAGCAGCTTACTCAATGGTTGCGCCACGAACTCGTGAAACAACAATTCGCAACGGAGATGCAATTTGGTCCCGCTACGGTATCTGAGGCAATCGCACTCGCGGCACGCCAACAACCCAACAAGGTGATCCTGCAAGATTTCACTGGCCAGGGCATTACCTACCGGCGTTTGATGATCGGGGCGGGGCTGTTGGCCGGGCAATGGAAAAGACGGCTAAAGAATCTGCCACCGCGTAGTCATGTGGGGGTGTTATTACCGAATACTAACGCCTTTCCCGTGGTGCTGATGAGTCTCTGGCAATCGGGTTGGGTACCAGCGATCTTGAATTATTCGACCGGTCCGGCGGTGATGTTGAATTGCGTACAACTGGCGGGCCTGCGTCAGATTATTACGTCGCGGGCATTTGTTGAAAAGGCCAAGTTGAATCTCGAGGCATTTACCGGTGCGAGTGTGGAACTGCTCTATCTTGAGGAGGTACGCACCAGTATTTCGAGCCTGGACCGACTCCATGGGATGGTGCGATCATGGTTGCGGGTAGAAACCAAGAGTTTTGAGCTAGCTTCGACCGATACAGCGGTAATTCTTTTCACCAGCGGTTCCGAGGGGCTACCCAAAGGCGTTGAACTTACCCACGCCAATCTCATGTCGAACATTCGACAGGTACGTGTTAGCTTTGACGTATACGATACCGATCGCTTCTTCAATGCCCTGCCGTTGTTTCATAGCTTTGGATTGTCAGTGGGGCTGCTGCTGCCGTTGGTCAATGGAATCTTTATCTATCTCTATCCATCACCATTGCACTATCGTATCGTGCCTGCGGCCGTCTATAACCATGACTGCACGGTAATGTTCGGGACGAATACCTTCCTCAATGGTTACGCAAATAAAGCGCATCCCTACGATTTTCGACAGATCCGTTATCTATTCGCGGGCGCCGAGAAGGTGCAAGAGGCTACCTTTAATCTCTACGCACGAAAGTTCGGTATTGGCATCCTAGAAGGCTATGGTGCGACGGAGTGTTCACCGGTATTGTCGGTAAACCTGCCGATGATGCCGTGTTTCGGCTCGGCAGGGCAATTCCTCCCCGGCATTGAATGGAAACTAGAGCCAATCGATGGGGTAACGGAGGGCGGTCGTTTGTTTGTGCGTGGCCCTAATATCATGAAGGGCTATTTGAACGTAGACGCCAACGCCACTTTCCAGGCCCTCGGTGGTTGGTATGACACCGGTGATATTGTAAAGGTGGATGCAAAAGGTTTTGTTCATATTCTTGGTCGTCTGAAAAGATTTGCTAAAGTTAGCGGGGAGATGGTTAGTTTAACGGCGGTGGAAGATGCCCTGGCCGGGGCTTTTCCCCAACACCGCCTGCGTTGTCAGGTTGCCGTTGTTAGCCTGCCGGACGAACAGAAGGGTGAGATACTGATTGCGGTCACCAACGACCCAAAACTACAAATTCATGAAATTCGTGAGGCCGTGAAGGCCAAAGGACTGAGCAATCTTTGTGTACCTCGTGAACTCCGGGTCGTGAAGGAAATCCCGAAACTGGGGACCGGCAAGATCAATCATCGCGAGTTGGCCAAATTAATGGCTGCGTCCGCATTGCCAAGTGAGGAAAGCGATCTCCATACTTGA
- a CDS encoding PMT_2 domain-containing protein encodes MPDNNNQLLSKHADYLLYLLIIFGCIIRFVEVWTHNPIHHLFSDPMRHWEHARATLWVQPMAVIDPPLYQIWLSVVQKWTLGLPVLTATYAGMLSVITPWLWYRFLREALYSRTLALTGWALLAWLPSWIGIFDYFMTETLLLPLLGASLWATLRARRKRTVAAFTQMVVFWLLAGLTRTIAFPLGGLAGFWIWIGYPYKLRCLGRTILILVVALGPLAYRNYYYLHMLSPFGSGWLNQIYAESGKSEIKLHIVRGNVKWHYGFGSPSINRTLLWPFSNWVPSRTGRVNVLIDVDNGEKDWRDAYEQSRVEGVERWKLRWENILLAMVGDSWPDANQDYLSARASMDSRWLWSPLFLIIVGVGIRRWRETWQRPLLPILIVAWFLVQACSLFVVNEGRYRKPFEGLLISQLMVIIDQKRQRATHLLPTSLEITAAV; translated from the coding sequence ATGCCAGACAACAACAACCAACTTCTATCAAAACACGCGGATTATCTGCTCTACCTGCTCATTATATTCGGTTGCATTATTCGGTTTGTGGAGGTATGGACACACAATCCTATCCATCATTTATTCAGCGATCCGATGCGCCACTGGGAACATGCGCGTGCGACCTTATGGGTCCAACCCATGGCCGTTATCGATCCGCCGCTTTATCAGATCTGGTTATCGGTTGTACAGAAATGGACGCTGGGATTACCGGTGCTCACTGCTACTTATGCAGGTATGTTGTCGGTTATTACCCCCTGGCTATGGTATCGTTTCCTACGTGAGGCTTTGTATTCAAGAACATTGGCGTTGACGGGATGGGCGCTATTGGCTTGGTTACCAAGCTGGATTGGTATCTTTGACTATTTCATGACTGAGACGTTATTGCTACCACTGCTCGGGGCTAGTTTGTGGGCAACGCTACGTGCCCGACGTAAACGTACCGTTGCGGCATTCACTCAGATGGTTGTGTTCTGGCTGCTGGCTGGCCTAACGCGCACCATTGCCTTCCCATTGGGTGGACTTGCCGGTTTTTGGATATGGATCGGTTATCCGTATAAACTGCGTTGTCTTGGTCGAACCATTCTGATCCTTGTCGTTGCGTTGGGGCCGCTGGCCTATCGTAACTACTATTACCTCCACATGCTCTCACCCTTCGGCAGTGGCTGGCTAAACCAAATCTACGCCGAAAGTGGCAAGAGTGAAATTAAGCTCCACATAGTGCGCGGCAACGTAAAATGGCATTACGGTTTTGGTTCGCCATCGATTAATCGTACCCTATTATGGCCTTTCTCTAATTGGGTACCCTCGCGTACCGGTAGAGTCAATGTCTTGATCGATGTCGACAATGGTGAGAAAGATTGGCGTGATGCCTATGAGCAATCTCGTGTGGAAGGCGTCGAACGGTGGAAACTTCGCTGGGAGAATATTCTGCTCGCTATGGTTGGAGACTCCTGGCCAGACGCTAATCAGGACTATCTATCTGCCCGCGCCTCTATGGATTCTCGTTGGTTGTGGAGTCCATTATTCTTGATAATTGTCGGTGTTGGCATCCGGCGTTGGCGTGAAACTTGGCAACGTCCACTGTTGCCGATCTTGATCGTCGCCTGGTTTCTTGTACAGGCCTGCTCCCTATTTGTCGTCAATGAAGGTCGTTACCGAAAACCCTTTGAGGGCCTGCTCATTTCCCAATTAATGGTCATCATTGATCAAAAACGTCAACGCGCTACGCATCTATTACCAACATCACTAGAAATCACAGCGGCTGTCTAG
- a CDS encoding hypothetical protein (Evidence 5 : Unknown function): protein MTYSIDFRRKVLAIQEQEQLTYAEIASRFGIGIATLTRWRSRLEPKLTRDKPATKINRESLARDAEMHPDAYQFERAKRLGVSRSGIGQALKRMRISYKKKTLSHPKANEEKRTAFQERMEVYEAEGRSIVFVDEAGFAVDMPRRNGYAPIGKRCVGKQDWNAKGRVNAIGALIGMCNALYRNHQ from the coding sequence ATGACATATTCAATTGATTTCCGTCGCAAAGTGCTCGCCATACAAGAACAAGAACAGCTCACCTACGCAGAAATCGCAAGCCGCTTTGGAATTGGGATTGCCACTTTGACGCGTTGGCGTTCACGCCTGGAGCCAAAACTAACTCGAGACAAACCCGCCACGAAAATTAATAGGGAATCGCTGGCGCGTGATGCTGAAATGCACCCTGACGCCTATCAATTCGAGCGAGCTAAACGTTTAGGGGTGAGTAGGAGCGGCATTGGTCAAGCATTAAAACGCATGAGAATCAGCTATAAGAAAAAAACACTATCACACCCAAAAGCAAATGAAGAGAAGAGAACAGCCTTTCAAGAGCGAATGGAAGTATATGAAGCAGAAGGGAGAAGCATAGTTTTTGTCGATGAGGCTGGATTCGCGGTGGATATGCCACGCCGCAATGGCTACGCGCCGATTGGCAAGCGTTGCGTTGGCAAGCAAGATTGGAATGCTAAAGGGCGAGTGAACGCCATTGGAGCGTTGATTGGTATGTGTAACGCTCTTTACCGGAACCATCAATAG
- a CDS encoding hypothetical protein (Evidence 5 : Unknown function) — protein sequence MRFPYGIADFQKIHEEGYFYVDRTDRIPLMERAGDQLLFLRPRRFGKSLWLATLENYYDLTKADHFEMLFGGLAIGKNPTPLHNHYLMLMLNLNFSIVDPGGNNDVIRRSLHQHINSCIYTFSVQYEKYLPRPIERVEDNSFSSLHNLLTVVAETSHKIYLLIDEYDNFANAVMMSHLRGTDRYQELVEGEGVLKTFFKAVKAGAEGRGIDRVFITGVSPVVLSDVTSGYNVVKNITHDSDYYNRHYRKPKTSPPAPLSLTGEGEIFCLFRPGVKHNNGIILPPPVKERGLGGEVSDNV from the coding sequence ATGCGTTTCCCCTACGGTATTGCTGACTTCCAAAAGATTCATGAGGAGGGTTATTTCTACGTTGATCGTACCGACCGCATCCCATTGATGGAGCGAGCGGGAGATCAACTGCTATTTCTTCGTCCCCGGCGTTTCGGTAAGAGTCTGTGGCTCGCCACCCTGGAGAATTACTACGACCTGACCAAGGCCGACCATTTCGAGATGCTATTCGGCGGGCTGGCGATTGGCAAAAATCCGACGCCACTGCATAACCACTACCTCATGCTCATGCTCAATCTCAATTTTTCGATAGTGGACCCAGGTGGAAACAACGATGTGATTCGACGCTCTCTGCATCAGCATATCAATAGCTGTATCTATACCTTCTCCGTTCAATACGAGAAATACCTGCCGCGCCCTATCGAACGAGTGGAGGATAATAGCTTTTCCTCCCTGCATAATCTCCTGACGGTAGTGGCCGAGACCAGTCATAAGATCTATCTGCTCATCGATGAATACGACAATTTCGCCAATGCGGTGATGATGAGTCACTTGCGTGGTACCGATCGTTATCAGGAATTGGTAGAAGGGGAGGGGGTACTCAAAACGTTTTTCAAGGCAGTAAAGGCTGGGGCCGAGGGGCGGGGGATAGACCGGGTATTCATCACCGGTGTTTCGCCGGTGGTGCTTTCGGATGTAACCAGCGGTTATAACGTGGTGAAGAATATTACCCACGACTCAGATTATTACAATAGACATTATCGGAAACCCAAAACCTCACCCCCCGCCCCCCTCTCCTTAACAGGAGAGGGGGAGATTTTTTGCCTGTTCCGTCCAGGAGTTAAGCATAACAACGGAATAATTCTCCCCCCTCCTGTTAAGGAGAGGGGGTTGGGGGGTGAGGTTTCCGATAATGTCTAA